A single window of Anopheles moucheti chromosome 2, idAnoMoucSN_F20_07, whole genome shotgun sequence DNA harbors:
- the LOC128308022 gene encoding venom serine protease-like, with protein sequence MHGGIVLIALVFGLLAVAFPFAGAQFSGCDRQKTFTTGEVFYVETPNFPNYYAKGTNCRWQLTAPAGNTFYVNCYDIYLATSTGCKEDRLEISLQNDPTLAYATKYCGQNTFTLQSTGNRAVFALRTTTTSTGGRFRCQVVAQAAPKCTCGLRRTSKIVNGVPTLVNEFPMMAALVDSASRAVFCGATIISEYHALTAVHCMRGRSIPASGLLVGDHDTKVGTDTSYSVLMRIASVTNHPSFVFSPSQNDIAIVRTVDRIIFNAGVLPACLPFRFSGSNFAGSIVEATGWGTLDYGAQVSTVLRKVSLNVITQPACQAAVANILPSHICTFTPNKDSCQYDSGGPLLYTYGGYVYLVGIINYGQACATTKPSISSRVTSYLSWIQSMTPGITYCTP encoded by the exons ATGCACGGAGGCATAGTTCTTATCGCGCTGGTTTTCGGCCTGTTGGCCGTCGCGTTCCCATTTGCGGGTGCCCAATTTAGTGGTTGCGATAGGCAGAAAACTTTCACGACCGGTGAAGTGTTCTACGTGGAGACGCCGAACTTTCCCAACTATTACGCGAAGGGCACTAACTGCCGCTGGCAGCTGACGGCCCCGGCCGGCAACACGTTCTACGTCAATTGCTATGATATCTATCTGGCAACG TCAACCGGATGCAAGGAAGATCGTTTGGAGATATCCCTCCAAAATGATCCTACGCTCGCCTATGCCACCAAGTACTGTGGACAGAACACTTTCACGCTCCAGTCTACCGGCAATCGGGCGGTGTTTGCCTTGCGAACGACAACCACCTCCACGGGGGGACGGTTCCGGTGTCAAGTCGTGGCCCAAGCCGCTCCAAAATGCACTTGTGGATTGCGCCGCACATCGAAGATCGTCAATGGTGTCCCGACGCTGGTCAACGAGTTCCCGATGATGGCGGCTCTGGTGGATTCTGCATCACGCGCAGTCTTTTGCGGTGCTACCATCA TCTCGGAGTATCATGCGTTAACAGCCGTCCACTGCATGAGAGGACGCAGCATCCCAGCATCAGGGTTGCTGGTGGGTGATCACGATACAAAAGTCGGTACTGACACTAGCTACTCGGTGCTGATGCGCATCGCCTCCGTTACGAACCATCCGTCGTTCGTGTTCAGCCCTTCGCAGAACGATATAGCCATCGTGCGTACCGTAGATCGCATCATCTTCAACGCGGGCGTATTACCGGCCTGTCTACCATTCCGATTTTCCGGCTCCAACTTTGCGGGCTCCATTGTCGAAGCGACCGGCTGGGGTACGTTGGACTATGGGGCACAAGTCTCAACGGTTCTCCGGAAGGTGTCGCTTAACGTCATTACGCAGCCAGCCTGCCAAGCGGCCGTGGCCAACATTCTCCCATCGCATATATGCACCTTCACGCCCAACAAGGACTCGTGTCAGTACGATTCGGGCGGTCCACTCCTGTACACGTACGGTGGCTACGTGTATTTGGTCGGTATCATCAACTACGGTCAAGCCTGCGCCACTACCAAACCATCGATCAGCAGCCGAGTCACTTCCTACCTGTCGTGGATCCAAAGCATGACACCGGGCATCACCTACTGTACGCCATAA
- the LOC128299067 gene encoding venom serine protease-like — translation LSYLSSNLSFAQLSSINSHYSFMVVLIGTILLALVGIVAGQYGSCDYTYTYTSGQTSFIQSPNFSNYYAPGTKCRYTVNAPIGHYLYAQCYDMYMPSSVGCAYDKLSISLSGDPNLGDADNRCGMTTFDVQSTYNTLVVALLGSTATSGGRFRCQITAVKIPCDCGRRKTPTIVNGFKTQANEFPMMSALVDVNTKQVFCGSTIVTDRHVLTAAHCLLTKTAPNTTILVGDQNIKTGTDTRFSVLMLVSTFIPHPSYNPTAKTNDIALVRTTYTIAFNAGVGRVCLPFRFSTSTFDNVRLSALGWGAKDFSAPQSDELLQTTLSVMPSSTCAAKVARTILPSQMCTFTPGNDTCQSDSGGPLYYTAPETQLVYEVGVVGFGVACASNYPSVNTRVTSYLDWITSTTGYTFCEA, via the exons ctttcttatttatctagcaacctttcttttgcgCAGTTGTCTTCTattaattctcattattcattc ATGGTGGTGCTGATCGGGACGATACTGCTGGCGTTGGTTGGAATCGTCGCAGGGCAGTACGGTTCGTGTGATTATACGTACACCTACACCAGCGGTCAGACGAGCTTCATACAATCGCCCAACTTTTCCAACTACTATGCGCCGGGCACGAAGTGTCGGTACACCGTGAACGCACCGATTGGCCACTATCTGTACGCGCAATGTTACGATATGTATATGCCGTCGAGTGTTGGCTGTGCGTACGATAAGCTCTCGATCTCACTGAGCGGTGATCCAAATCTGGGCGATGCCGACAATCGCTGTGGAATGACGACCTTCGACGTGCAGAGTACGTACAATACGCTGGTGGTGGCTTTGCTGGGCAGTACTGCTACCTCCGGTGGACGGTTCCGTTGTCAGATAACGGCGGTGAAGATCCCGTGTGACTGTGGACGTCGCAAAACG CCAACCATCGTGAACGGTTTCAAAACGCAGGCAAACGAATTCCCGATGATGTCGGCACTGGTGGATGTAAATACGAAGCAGGTATTCTGTGGTTCTACGATTG TTACCGATCGGCATGTCCTTACGGCTGCTCACTGTCTGCTGACCAAAACGGCCCCCAATACAACGATTCTTGTGGGCGATCAGAACATTAAAACCGGCACAGACACCAGATTTTCGGTGCTTATGTTGGTGTCTACCTTCATTCCACATCCGAGCTATAATCCCACTGCCAAAACGAACGATATTGCACTGGTGCGCACTACCTACACGATCGCCTTCAATGCTGGCGTTGGCCGCGTGTGTCTACCGTTCCGGTTCAGCACAAGCACCTTCGATAACGTTCGGCTCAGTGCGCTCGGGTGGGGTGCTAAAGATTTCAGTGCACCACAGTCGGATGAGCTGCTCCAGACCACGCTGTCAGTGATGCCATCTAGCACCTGTGCAGCCAAAGTTGCGCGCACGATCCTGCCCAGTCAGATGTGCACGTTTACGCCCGGTAACGATACGTGTCAAAGCGATTCGGGCGGTCCGCTGTATTATACGGCTCCGGAAACTCAGCTGGTGTACGAAGTTGGTGTGGTTGGATTTGGAGTGGCCTGTGCCTCCAATTATCCAAGTGTGAACACAAGAGTTACTTCGTATCTGGATTGGATTACCAGTACCACTGGGTACACGTTCTGTGAGGCTTAG